A part of Streptomyces sp. DSM 40750 genomic DNA contains:
- a CDS encoding cyclic nucleotide-binding domain-containing protein, which produces MNAPATAGMLQALPAEHRHRLMCFAREVSFPQGTRLFEEGGKADRFWIIRTGTVALDMRVPGRRAAVIETLGHNELIGWSWLFAPHSWHLGAEATSPVRAYEFDATTIRSMCKDDPALGASVALGAPPTPTRQWGRVGGVLAHRLRSARTRLLDLYAPYGSGSLL; this is translated from the coding sequence ATGAACGCTCCGGCCACGGCCGGCATGCTCCAGGCACTGCCGGCCGAGCACCGTCATCGGCTGATGTGCTTCGCCCGGGAGGTGTCGTTCCCGCAGGGCACCCGCCTCTTCGAGGAAGGCGGCAAGGCGGATCGGTTCTGGATCATCCGTACCGGCACCGTCGCCCTCGACATGCGCGTGCCCGGCCGCCGCGCGGCCGTCATCGAGACCCTCGGGCACAACGAACTCATCGGCTGGTCCTGGCTGTTCGCCCCGCACAGCTGGCACCTGGGCGCCGAGGCGACCAGCCCGGTGCGCGCCTACGAGTTCGACGCCACCACGATCCGGTCGATGTGCAAGGACGACCCCGCGCTCGGCGCGAGCGTCGCCCTGGGGGCACCTCCCACGCCCACAAGGCAGTGGGGGAGGGTGGGCGGTGTCCTCGCCCACCGCCTGCGCTCGGCCCGCACCCGGCTGCTGGACCTGTACGCCCCCTACGGCAGCGGCAGCCTCCTGTGA